Proteins from one Streptosporangium becharense genomic window:
- a CDS encoding tetratricopeptide repeat protein, translating to MNADRRLRGPYTLGGALVSALVPAARPELVARYDIELRALAPDMHDAIPARRQSVAAHLPSAERILVHAPKRTLRLANGVAEFLREHLADIGPHTLVVENLHEADPTDRELLAVLRRRIPAELLTVVTHERPPADEPLSEEEHDARADALEREGTIGARLGAVPYHREHGGDPAKAVEAFRFAVQWCLDAGCHDAVVDLGRRALRLTDPQDDPETRWRFTHSTATALAALGREEEAEELFDQARRESVSPAVHSAAAYATGMLKVRHHDPARRDPDAALAWVNQAIAISTLLPDPHERAFKLGFDLNGRALVEVRRGDPGKALELVQQAVDLAERDLPPGAHPIHRLVLLANRAQLTVMMGRPEEALGDLDAVIAADPGYPDYYIDRGNLLHRLGRMDDAIADYETAMRVGPPFPEPYYNRAEIRFSQGDHRGALDDLDHALELDPEFVDGLANRAGLRAAFGEYGRARADAEAGLALDPANPYLLCALGQVEMAEGRHGKARAAFDRALELAPTLTAAWANRGMLAFESGDPEGAVADFTRALDPGADPALLFNRAMALRAAGREEEAVADLVRALELAPDDEDIRRELKDRKTRG from the coding sequence GTGAACGCGGACCGGCGCCTGCGCGGGCCGTACACCCTCGGGGGTGCGCTCGTCTCCGCGCTCGTCCCCGCCGCCCGGCCCGAGCTCGTCGCCCGCTACGACATCGAGCTGCGTGCCCTGGCACCCGACATGCACGACGCGATCCCCGCCCGGCGCCAGTCGGTGGCCGCGCACCTGCCCAGCGCGGAGCGGATCCTGGTGCACGCGCCGAAGCGCACGTTGCGCCTGGCCAACGGGGTGGCCGAGTTCCTGCGTGAGCATCTGGCCGACATCGGCCCCCACACGCTCGTCGTGGAGAACCTGCACGAGGCCGACCCGACCGACCGTGAACTGCTGGCGGTGCTGCGGCGCCGGATCCCCGCGGAACTGCTGACCGTGGTGACACACGAGCGGCCCCCGGCCGACGAACCGCTCAGCGAGGAGGAGCACGACGCCCGCGCCGACGCGCTGGAGCGGGAGGGCACGATCGGCGCGCGGCTCGGCGCGGTCCCCTACCACCGCGAGCACGGTGGTGACCCGGCCAAGGCGGTGGAGGCGTTCCGGTTCGCGGTCCAGTGGTGCCTGGACGCGGGCTGCCACGACGCCGTGGTGGATCTCGGCCGGCGGGCCCTGCGGCTCACCGACCCGCAGGACGATCCCGAGACCCGATGGCGGTTCACCCACAGCACCGCGACCGCGCTGGCCGCGCTGGGCCGGGAGGAGGAGGCCGAAGAGCTCTTCGACCAGGCCAGGCGCGAGAGCGTCTCCCCCGCCGTGCACTCGGCCGCCGCCTACGCGACCGGGATGCTCAAGGTCCGCCACCACGACCCGGCCCGCCGCGACCCGGATGCGGCACTGGCCTGGGTGAACCAGGCGATCGCCATCTCCACACTGCTTCCCGACCCGCATGAGCGGGCGTTCAAGCTGGGGTTCGACCTCAACGGCCGGGCTCTGGTGGAGGTACGACGAGGTGACCCCGGCAAGGCTCTGGAGCTGGTCCAGCAGGCCGTCGACCTGGCCGAACGTGATCTGCCGCCCGGCGCGCACCCGATCCACCGGCTGGTGCTGCTGGCCAACCGGGCACAGCTCACCGTGATGATGGGCCGCCCGGAGGAAGCGCTGGGCGACCTGGACGCGGTGATCGCAGCCGACCCCGGCTACCCCGACTACTACATCGACCGGGGCAACCTGCTGCACCGGCTGGGCCGGATGGACGATGCCATCGCTGACTACGAGACGGCCATGCGGGTCGGCCCGCCCTTCCCCGAGCCCTACTACAACCGCGCCGAGATCCGGTTCTCCCAGGGTGATCACCGGGGTGCGCTCGACGACCTGGACCACGCGCTGGAGCTGGATCCGGAGTTCGTGGACGGCCTGGCCAACCGGGCGGGGCTACGCGCGGCGTTCGGCGAGTACGGCAGGGCGAGGGCGGACGCGGAGGCCGGGCTCGCCCTGGATCCGGCCAACCCCTACCTGTTGTGCGCGCTGGGCCAGGTCGAGATGGCCGAGGGCCGGCACGGCAAGGCACGGGCGGCCTTCGACCGGGCGCTGGAACTCGCCCCCACGCTGACCGCCGCCTGGGCCAACCGGGGAATGCTGGCCTTTGAGAGCGGTGACCCGGAAGGTGCCGTGGCCGACTTCACCCGGGCACTCGACCCCGGCGCGGACCCGGCGCTGCTGTTCAACCGCGCGATGGCGCTGCGCGCCGCCGGGCGGGAGGAGGAGGCGGTCGCGGACCTCGTCCGCGCGCTGGAGCTCGCTCCGGACGACGAGGACATCCGGCGCGAACTGAAGGACCGGAAGACCCGCGGGTGA
- a CDS encoding FG-GAP repeat domain-containing protein, with the protein MTAGLVTATGVSHADGFRPNEAWTANPYYGTRGTYFADATGDGRADAIVVNDDRVTVRRSTGTRFKPNEAWTANPYYGTRGTYFADVTGDRRADAIVVNDDRVTVRRSTGTRFKPNEAWTANPYYGTRGTYFADVTGDRRADAIVVNEEGVTVRRSMGDRFTPNETWTTNPYYGTRGTYFADVTGDGRADAIVVNDDRVTVRRSTGTGFAPNETWTTNPYYGTRGTYFADVTGDGRADAIVVNDDRVTVRRSTGTGFAPNETWTTNPYYGTRGTYFADATGDGRADAIVVNDDRVTLRRSHVADRGGRSRQGLG; encoded by the coding sequence ATGACGGCCGGGCTCGTCACGGCGACCGGTGTCTCCCACGCCGACGGTTTCCGGCCGAACGAGGCCTGGACGGCCAACCCCTACTACGGCACCCGCGGCACCTACTTCGCCGATGCCACCGGCGACGGCCGCGCCGACGCCATCGTCGTCAACGACGACCGCGTCACCGTCCGCCGCTCCACCGGCACCCGGTTCAAGCCCAACGAGGCCTGGACGGCCAACCCCTACTACGGCACCCGCGGCACCTACTTCGCCGACGTCACCGGTGACCGCCGCGCCGACGCCATCGTCGTCAACGACGACCGCGTCACCGTCCGCCGCTCCACCGGCACCCGGTTCAAGCCCAACGAGGCCTGGACGGCCAACCCCTACTACGGCACCCGCGGCACCTACTTCGCCGACGTCACCGGTGACCGCCGCGCCGACGCCATCGTGGTGAACGAGGAGGGCGTCACCGTCCGCCGTTCGATGGGCGATCGTTTCACCCCGAACGAGACGTGGACCACCAACCCCTACTACGGCACCCGCGGCACCTACTTCGCCGACGTCACCGGCGACGGCCGCGCCGACGCCATCGTCGTCAACGACGACCGCGTCACCGTCCGCCGCTCCACCGGCACCGGATTCGCCCCCAACGAGACGTGGACCACCAACCCCTACTACGGCACCCGCGGCACCTACTTCGCCGACGTCACCGGCGACGGCCGCGCCGACGCCATCGTCGTCAACGACGACCGCGTCACCGTCCGCCGCTCCACCGGCACCGGATTCGCCCCCAACGAGACGTGGACCACCAACCCCTACTACGGCACCCGCGGCACCTACTTCGCCGATGCCACCGGCGACGGCCGCGCCGACGCCATCGTCGTCAACGACGACCGCGTGACCCTCCGCCGCTCGCATGTCGCCGACCGGGGCGGCCGGTCCCGCCAGGGCCTCGGGTGA
- a CDS encoding class I SAM-dependent DNA methyltransferase produces the protein MHNHNRASIVHQLRYALRHPARIVPHLRRLVRDTWLRLSTRDHVAYYRAVMRSDTARSPRAAVGSKSHRRWLAMGQTQFDYLVRHGLKPQHRMLEIGCGNLRAGRLFIDYLDAGNYYGIDISPDILIAAQETLVTHGLREKLPYLMPVRDLRFAALPDGLFDVIHAHSVFSHSPLPVIEECFQHVARIMKPGGWFDFTFDRTEGKEHQVLREDFYYRTETLVALAAKHGLHAVFMDDWERLPHRQSKIRITLPASGRPTGEAAERDSSGDAGSHSADAPPLPDDSGAERLTPDLSRLS, from the coding sequence ATGCACAACCACAACCGCGCGAGCATCGTCCACCAGCTCAGGTACGCGCTTCGTCACCCGGCGCGCATCGTGCCCCATCTGCGGCGACTGGTCCGCGACACCTGGCTGCGCCTGTCCACCCGCGACCACGTCGCCTACTACCGGGCGGTCATGAGATCCGACACCGCGCGCAGTCCCCGTGCGGCGGTGGGCAGCAAGTCGCACCGGCGCTGGCTGGCCATGGGGCAGACGCAGTTCGACTACCTGGTGCGGCACGGGCTGAAGCCGCAACACCGCATGCTGGAGATCGGCTGCGGCAACCTGCGCGCCGGGCGCCTGTTCATCGACTACCTCGACGCCGGCAACTACTACGGCATCGACATCTCCCCGGACATTCTCATCGCCGCGCAGGAGACCCTCGTCACCCACGGCCTGCGCGAGAAGCTCCCGTATCTCATGCCGGTCAGGGATCTGCGCTTCGCCGCCCTGCCGGACGGGTTGTTCGACGTGATCCATGCGCACAGCGTCTTCTCCCACTCGCCGCTCCCCGTGATCGAGGAGTGCTTCCAGCACGTCGCCCGGATCATGAAGCCCGGAGGCTGGTTCGACTTCACCTTCGACCGCACCGAGGGCAAGGAGCACCAGGTGCTCCGGGAGGACTTCTACTACCGCACCGAGACCCTGGTGGCCCTGGCCGCCAAGCACGGACTGCACGCGGTCTTCATGGACGACTGGGAGCGGCTGCCGCACCGGCAGTCCAAGATCCGCATCACGCTCCCCGCCTCAGGGCGCCCCACGGGGGAAGCGGCGGAGCGCGACAGCTCCGGTGATGCCGGGTCCCACTCCGCGGACGCCCCGCCGCTGCCGGACGACTCCGGGGCGGAGCGGCTGACGCCGGATCTCAGCCGCCTCTCCTGA
- a CDS encoding urease subunit alpha → MSVYGPRRGDRVRLGDSGLVVVVEHDSQKPGEEFLAGFGKTARDGLHLKAASVAETCDLVISNVLILDPILGVRTASIGVREGRIHAVGRAGNPDTLDGVGVVTGTGTTIVSGEGLIATAGAIDTHVHLLSPRIMEASLASGVTTIIGQEFGPVWGVGVNSPWALRHAFNAFDAWPVNIGFLARGSSSDPTPLVEALAEGGASGFKVHEDMGAHTRALDTALRVAEDHDVQVALHTDGLNECLSVEDTLAVLAGRTIHAFHIEGCGGGHVPNVLRLAGVPNVIGSSTNPTLPFGRDAVAEHHGMIISAHGLRPELPGDAALARDRIRAGTMGAEDVLHDLGVIGITSSDAQGMGRAGETVRRTFAMAGKMKTELGAADDSDNERVLRYLAKLTINPAVAHGLAHEIGSLEPGKLADIVLWRPDHFGAKPQLVLKAGFPAYGVTGDPNASTDTCEPLVLGPQFGAYGATPADLSVAFVSGAAVQAGDDRMTTRRRRVAVRGTRGIGPANMVRNGRLGSVEVDALGRVTLDGEPVRSSPADSVSLNRLYFL, encoded by the coding sequence ATGAGCGTCTACGGGCCGCGCCGGGGAGACCGGGTCAGGCTCGGCGACTCGGGCCTGGTGGTCGTGGTGGAACACGACTCACAGAAGCCGGGTGAGGAGTTCCTGGCCGGATTCGGCAAGACCGCCAGGGACGGCCTTCATCTGAAGGCGGCCTCGGTCGCGGAGACATGTGACCTGGTCATCAGCAACGTGCTGATCCTCGACCCGATCCTGGGGGTGCGGACCGCGTCGATCGGCGTCCGCGAAGGACGCATCCACGCCGTGGGGCGGGCCGGAAACCCCGACACGCTCGACGGCGTGGGCGTGGTGACCGGCACCGGGACGACGATCGTCTCCGGCGAGGGGCTCATCGCCACCGCCGGTGCGATCGACACCCACGTGCACCTGCTGAGCCCGCGCATCATGGAGGCCTCGCTCGCCTCCGGCGTCACCACGATCATCGGACAGGAGTTCGGGCCGGTCTGGGGGGTCGGGGTGAACTCGCCGTGGGCACTGCGGCACGCGTTCAACGCCTTCGACGCCTGGCCGGTGAACATCGGGTTCCTGGCGCGCGGCTCGTCCTCGGATCCGACGCCCCTGGTCGAGGCGCTGGCCGAGGGCGGCGCCAGCGGGTTCAAGGTGCACGAGGACATGGGAGCGCACACCCGCGCGCTGGACACCGCGCTCCGGGTGGCCGAAGACCACGACGTGCAGGTCGCCCTGCACACCGACGGGCTGAACGAGTGCCTGTCGGTCGAGGACACCCTCGCCGTCCTGGCCGGTCGCACGATCCACGCCTTCCACATCGAGGGGTGCGGCGGCGGCCACGTGCCGAACGTGCTCCGGCTCGCCGGGGTGCCCAACGTCATCGGGTCGTCCACCAACCCCACACTGCCCTTCGGCCGCGACGCCGTCGCCGAGCACCACGGGATGATCATCTCGGCGCACGGTCTGCGGCCCGAATTGCCCGGCGACGCCGCGCTGGCCAGAGACCGGATCCGTGCGGGCACGATGGGCGCCGAGGACGTGCTGCACGACCTGGGAGTGATCGGCATCACCTCCTCCGACGCGCAGGGCATGGGCCGGGCCGGTGAGACGGTACGGCGTACGTTCGCGATGGCCGGGAAGATGAAGACCGAACTGGGTGCGGCGGACGACTCCGACAACGAGCGGGTGCTGCGCTACCTGGCCAAGCTGACGATCAACCCGGCCGTCGCGCACGGGCTGGCCCACGAGATCGGCTCGCTGGAGCCGGGCAAGCTGGCCGACATCGTGCTGTGGCGGCCCGACCACTTCGGCGCCAAACCCCAGCTCGTGCTGAAGGCCGGCTTCCCCGCGTACGGGGTGACCGGCGATCCGAACGCCTCCACCGACACCTGCGAGCCGCTGGTGCTGGGCCCGCAGTTCGGTGCGTACGGAGCGACCCCGGCGGACCTGTCGGTGGCCTTCGTCAGCGGGGCCGCCGTACAGGCGGGCGATGACCGCATGACGACCCGGCGGCGGCGCGTCGCCGTGCGCGGGACGCGGGGCATCGGTCCCGCGAACATGGTGCGCAACGGGCGGCTCGGGTCAGTCGAGGTGGACGCGCTCGGCCGGGTCACCCTGGACGGCGAGCCCGTGCGCTCCTCTCCCGCCGACTCGGTGTCGCTCAACCGCCTCTACTTCCTTTGA
- a CDS encoding response regulator has product MRVVVADDAVLIREGLIRLLEEFGCQVVAAVGDGAGLVQAVVEHRPDVSVVDVRMPPGFTDEGLRAAVEARRKVPGTPIMILSQYVEVSYADDLLADARGAVGYLLKDRVVDVDDFMGGLRAVASGGTVFDPQVVAQLMIRRRRDDPLAQLTPREREVLGLMAEGKSNPAIGRQLVISDGAVEKHIRNIFAKLGLYSEDSDHHRRVLAVLAYLRS; this is encoded by the coding sequence GTGCGGGTAGTCGTGGCCGACGATGCGGTGCTGATCAGGGAAGGTCTGATCAGGCTGCTGGAGGAGTTCGGCTGCCAGGTGGTCGCCGCCGTCGGGGACGGTGCGGGCCTGGTGCAGGCGGTCGTCGAGCACAGGCCGGACGTCTCGGTGGTCGACGTCCGGATGCCGCCGGGCTTCACCGACGAGGGGCTCCGCGCGGCGGTCGAGGCGCGCCGGAAGGTTCCGGGCACGCCGATCATGATCTTGTCCCAGTACGTGGAGGTTTCCTATGCGGACGACCTGCTCGCCGACGCCCGGGGAGCGGTCGGTTACCTGCTCAAGGACCGGGTCGTGGACGTGGACGACTTCATGGGCGGCCTGCGCGCGGTGGCGTCCGGCGGGACGGTCTTCGACCCGCAGGTGGTGGCCCAGCTGATGATCCGCCGCCGCCGTGACGACCCCCTGGCCCAGCTGACCCCGCGCGAGCGCGAGGTGCTGGGCCTGATGGCCGAGGGTAAGTCCAATCCGGCGATCGGTCGCCAACTCGTGATCAGCGACGGGGCCGTCGAGAAGCACATCCGCAACATCTTCGCCAAACTCGGCCTGTACTCCGAGGACAGCGACCACCACCGCCGTGTCCTCGCGGTTCTCGCCTACCTGAGGTCGTGA
- a CDS encoding agmatine deiminase family protein, with product MPPEWHPHTRTWMSWPVAGYALADAEASYRAWSEVANTIVRYEPVTMVVDPSGREAAARWLSPQVEVVQQPLDDCWMRDNGPTFLVDGQGGLAGVDWTFNGWGWHAHAKDDLVAAEVLRRAGARRFRSEMVNEGGGIHVDGEGTVIVTETVQLGEKRNPGWTRERVEAELHAQLGVQKVIWLPRGLTADYGAYGTSGHVDLLASFARPGLVLCHVQPDPSHPDYEVTRENLAILRSATDARGRALEVVELLAPQTREVGGELVDYSYVNHYLANGLALLCSFDDPRDAPTAEIFAKLFPDRAVESVDARDIFALGGGIHCITQQEPRP from the coding sequence ATGCCGCCGGAGTGGCACCCGCACACCCGTACCTGGATGTCCTGGCCGGTCGCCGGCTACGCGCTGGCCGACGCCGAGGCGTCCTACCGGGCGTGGTCGGAGGTGGCCAACACGATCGTCCGCTACGAACCGGTCACCATGGTGGTCGATCCAAGCGGACGCGAGGCGGCGGCCCGGTGGCTCTCCCCACAGGTGGAGGTGGTCCAGCAGCCGCTGGACGACTGCTGGATGCGCGACAACGGCCCGACCTTCCTGGTGGACGGGCAGGGCGGGCTGGCCGGGGTCGACTGGACCTTCAACGGGTGGGGCTGGCACGCGCACGCCAAGGACGACCTGGTCGCCGCGGAGGTGCTGCGGCGCGCCGGGGCGCGGAGGTTCCGCTCAGAGATGGTCAACGAGGGCGGTGGCATCCATGTGGACGGCGAGGGCACGGTGATCGTCACCGAGACCGTGCAGCTCGGCGAGAAACGCAACCCCGGATGGACCAGGGAGCGGGTGGAGGCCGAGCTGCACGCCCAGCTGGGCGTGCAGAAGGTGATCTGGCTGCCGCGCGGGCTGACCGCCGACTACGGCGCGTACGGGACCAGCGGGCACGTGGACCTGCTGGCCTCCTTCGCCCGTCCCGGGCTGGTGCTCTGCCATGTCCAGCCCGATCCGTCGCATCCCGATTACGAGGTCACCCGGGAGAACCTGGCGATACTGCGTTCCGCCACCGATGCCAGGGGCCGGGCGCTGGAGGTCGTGGAGTTGCTCGCCCCGCAGACCCGGGAGGTCGGCGGGGAACTGGTCGACTACTCCTACGTCAACCACTATCTGGCCAACGGCCTGGCGCTGCTCTGCTCCTTCGACGACCCTCGCGACGCCCCCACGGCGGAGATCTTCGCGAAGCTCTTCCCCGACCGGGCCGTCGAGTCGGTGGACGCCCGTGACATCTTCGCGCTGGGCGGCGGGATCCACTGCATCACCCAGCAGGAGCCGAGGCCGTAA
- a CDS encoding sensor histidine kinase, whose amino-acid sequence MRALLSRVGTDTRYLLAGFPLAVVWFAVMVTGFAAGIGTVVVWVGVPILAMTLMLARGFADVERRWLPEVLGRPVARPRYRPAPEGAGWFRRMANPLTNGQSWLDLLHGIVAFPIAVVTFVLTVTWWAGTILGLTYPLYGWIVAAIPGNDGGLAHLLGLGGTAVDVVINTVIGVLFALTLPVVVRSAALLQAGLGRAMLTGVAELHERIDDLAEGRAAAVSAEANALRRLERDIHDGPQQRLVSLAMDLSRAQRQLKRDPQAVQEMLDQAITSTRETLDELRALSRGIAPPILSDRGLTPALAALAGRSPIPVELDVQVTGRFTAAIENTVYFVTAESLANAAKHSRATVCTVTLSRTGDTLMLTVGDDGVGGAHVAKGHGLSGLADRLRAVDGELTVDSPVGGPTVIVAEVPCG is encoded by the coding sequence GCGGGCTTTCCCCTGGCCGTCGTCTGGTTCGCGGTGATGGTGACCGGTTTCGCCGCCGGGATCGGCACGGTGGTCGTGTGGGTGGGCGTGCCGATCCTGGCGATGACACTGATGCTGGCCAGGGGGTTCGCCGACGTCGAGCGGCGCTGGCTGCCGGAGGTGCTGGGGCGTCCGGTCGCCCGGCCGCGCTACCGGCCGGCGCCCGAGGGGGCCGGCTGGTTCCGCAGGATGGCCAACCCGCTGACCAACGGCCAGTCATGGCTGGACCTGCTCCACGGCATCGTGGCCTTCCCGATCGCCGTCGTGACCTTCGTGCTCACGGTGACCTGGTGGGCCGGGACGATCCTCGGCCTCACCTACCCGCTCTACGGCTGGATCGTCGCCGCGATCCCCGGTAACGACGGCGGGCTGGCCCACCTGCTCGGCCTGGGCGGCACCGCGGTCGACGTCGTGATCAACACCGTCATCGGGGTGCTGTTCGCCCTGACCCTGCCGGTGGTCGTGCGCAGCGCCGCGCTGCTCCAGGCCGGGCTCGGCCGGGCCATGCTCACCGGCGTCGCCGAGCTGCACGAGCGCATCGACGACCTGGCCGAGGGCCGGGCCGCGGCGGTCTCCGCCGAGGCCAACGCGCTGCGCAGGCTGGAGCGCGACATCCACGACGGCCCCCAGCAGCGCCTGGTCTCCCTGGCCATGGACCTCTCCCGGGCCCAGCGCCAGCTCAAGCGCGACCCGCAGGCGGTGCAGGAGATGCTCGACCAGGCCATCACCTCCACCCGCGAGACCCTCGACGAGCTGCGTGCCCTGTCGCGCGGCATCGCCCCGCCCATCCTCAGCGACCGCGGGCTGACCCCGGCGCTGGCCGCCCTGGCCGGCCGCTCGCCCATCCCGGTCGAGCTGGACGTGCAGGTCACCGGGCGCTTCACCGCCGCGATCGAGAACACCGTGTACTTCGTCACCGCCGAGTCGCTGGCCAACGCCGCCAAGCACAGCCGCGCCACGGTCTGCACCGTCACGCTGAGCCGGACCGGTGACACGCTGATGCTCACCGTCGGGGATGATGGGGTCGGCGGCGCCCATGTCGCCAAGGGACATGGTCTGTCCGGTCTGGCCGACCGCCTCAGGGCGGTGGACGGCGAGCTGACGGTCGATTCACCCGTCGGCGGGCCGACGGTCATAGTGGCGGAGGTTCCGTGCGGGTAG
- a CDS encoding phosphotransferase enzyme family protein: MRAHALPAGGSAPVGAHDGDRSGVRACDLPAGGGPPVGAYDGDRSDVRVHDLSGGGGVLVRVHEAARAAARAHGLPGAEITLINVSENATYRVDDPVTGVRSILRVHRLGYHATPAILSELAWLDALREEAGVRTPRVIPAPDGSRVLTVPGAEPRHCVMFEFLPGAEPPEDRLAAGFERLGAVTARMHRHARHWSRPAGFTRFHWDYEAALGAESRWGRWQEGLGMEADALALLRRLDEELRERLHRFGRDPHRYGLIHADLRLANLLVAGDEPPSVIDFDDCGFGWHLYDLAAALSFIEDRPQVPELVDSWLRGYRLVMDLPVEDEAEIWTFIMFRRLLLVAWIGTHTGADIAAELGAGYTAGTCDLAERYLSGTLG, translated from the coding sequence ATGCGGGCCCATGCTCTGCCTGCGGGCGGGAGCGCGCCGGTCGGCGCGCACGACGGGGATCGTTCCGGCGTGCGGGCCTGTGATCTGCCCGCGGGCGGGGGGCCGCCGGTCGGCGCGTACGACGGGGATCGTTCCGATGTGCGGGTTCATGACCTGTCCGGCGGTGGGGGAGTGCTCGTCCGGGTGCACGAGGCGGCCCGCGCGGCGGCGCGGGCCCACGGCCTGCCCGGCGCGGAGATCACCCTGATCAACGTGTCGGAGAACGCCACCTACCGGGTCGACGACCCGGTGACCGGGGTCCGGTCCATCCTGCGGGTGCACCGCCTCGGTTACCACGCCACCCCGGCGATCCTGTCCGAGCTCGCCTGGCTGGACGCGCTCCGCGAGGAGGCCGGGGTCCGCACCCCGCGGGTGATCCCCGCCCCCGACGGCTCCCGGGTGCTGACCGTCCCCGGCGCGGAGCCCCGCCACTGCGTGATGTTCGAGTTCCTGCCCGGCGCCGAGCCGCCCGAAGACCGGCTGGCGGCCGGGTTCGAGCGGCTCGGCGCCGTCACCGCGCGAATGCACCGGCACGCGCGACACTGGTCCCGGCCTGCGGGGTTCACCCGCTTCCACTGGGACTACGAGGCCGCCCTGGGTGCCGAGTCGCGGTGGGGCCGCTGGCAGGAGGGCCTGGGTATGGAGGCCGACGCCCTGGCGCTGCTGCGCCGGCTCGACGAGGAACTACGCGAGCGGCTCCACCGCTTCGGTCGCGACCCGCACCGCTACGGGCTGATCCACGCCGACCTGCGGCTCGCCAACCTGCTCGTGGCGGGTGACGAACCCCCCAGCGTCATCGACTTCGACGACTGCGGTTTCGGCTGGCACCTCTACGACCTCGCCGCCGCCCTCAGCTTCATCGAGGACCGGCCCCAGGTTCCCGAGCTGGTCGACTCCTGGCTGCGCGGCTACCGCCTCGTCATGGATCTCCCGGTCGAGGACGAGGCGGAGATCTGGACGTTCATCATGTTCCGCCGTCTGCTGCTGGTCGCCTGGATCGGCACCCACACCGGTGCGGACATCGCCGCGGAGCTCGGCGCCGGCTACACCGCGGGCACCTGCGACCTCGCCGAACGCTACCTGTCCGGGACGCTCGGCTGA
- a CDS encoding GlcG/HbpS family heme-binding protein, with the protein MNLELALRMCEAAMRQARREGALISVAVVDEGGHLVAFQRMDGAQIAGPALAPGKAYTAVAHRMPTADLARLARPGGELYGLAAGDRYVCLGGGIPLAEPRPGRGVMGAVGVSGGTVPQDVACAEAAAALWEGE; encoded by the coding sequence GTGAACCTCGAACTCGCGCTGCGCATGTGTGAGGCCGCGATGAGGCAGGCGCGCCGGGAGGGGGCCCTGATCTCGGTCGCGGTCGTCGACGAGGGCGGTCATCTCGTCGCCTTCCAGCGGATGGACGGCGCGCAGATCGCCGGCCCCGCCCTCGCCCCGGGCAAGGCGTACACCGCGGTGGCCCATCGCATGCCGACCGCCGACCTGGCCCGGCTCGCCCGACCGGGTGGCGAGCTGTACGGTCTGGCCGCCGGCGACCGGTACGTGTGCCTGGGCGGCGGCATCCCGCTCGCGGAACCCCGCCCGGGCAGAGGGGTGATGGGCGCCGTCGGCGTGAGCGGCGGCACCGTCCCCCAGGACGTCGCCTGCGCCGAGGCCGCCGCCGCGCTCTGGGAGGGAGAGTAG
- the rbsK gene encoding ribokinase, protein MISVFGSVNMDLVAYVEAAPAPGETVTGHTFGTIPGGKGANQAIAAARAGAEVAFLGAVGDDSFGPELRRTLAGAGVDVTNLRTVPGPSGIAHIVVEDGGGNSIIVVPGANGTMTAPSATDVEVISRSEILLLQLELPIEAVTAAARAARAAGTTVVLTPAPVQPLPAELLEAVDVLVANEHEAIAITGQADHERAMEELRGRVGWVIVTLGSRGALTAESDGQVVHVEARRVTAVDTTAAGDTFVGALAAARAEGQRPDQAVRFATAAAALSVQRAGASTSMPTRAEIDRSLGGAGV, encoded by the coding sequence ATGATCTCGGTGTTCGGCAGCGTCAACATGGACCTGGTCGCCTACGTCGAGGCCGCTCCCGCGCCGGGTGAGACCGTGACGGGGCACACGTTCGGCACGATCCCCGGCGGTAAGGGTGCCAACCAGGCCATCGCCGCCGCGCGAGCCGGCGCCGAGGTCGCCTTCCTCGGCGCCGTGGGCGACGACTCCTTCGGCCCGGAGCTGCGCCGCACGCTCGCCGGCGCGGGCGTCGACGTGACGAACCTGCGCACAGTCCCCGGCCCGTCCGGCATCGCCCACATCGTGGTGGAGGACGGTGGCGGCAACTCGATCATCGTGGTTCCCGGGGCCAACGGCACGATGACCGCCCCCTCCGCGACGGACGTCGAGGTCATCTCCCGGTCCGAGATCCTCCTGCTCCAGCTCGAACTCCCCATCGAGGCCGTCACCGCCGCCGCCAGGGCCGCCCGCGCGGCCGGGACCACCGTGGTCCTCACCCCGGCTCCCGTGCAGCCGCTCCCGGCCGAGTTGCTGGAGGCGGTGGACGTCCTGGTCGCCAACGAGCACGAGGCGATCGCGATCACCGGCCAGGCGGATCACGAGCGTGCCATGGAGGAACTGCGGGGCAGGGTCGGCTGGGTCATCGTCACCCTGGGATCGCGCGGCGCGCTCACCGCGGAGAGCGACGGCCAGGTCGTGCACGTCGAGGCGCGCCGGGTGACCGCGGTCGACACGACGGCCGCGGGTGACACCTTCGTGGGAGCACTCGCCGCCGCCCGCGCCGAGGGGCAGCGGCCCGACCAGGCCGTGCGCTTCGCCACCGCGGCGGCGGCCCTGTCGGTTCAGCGCGCGGGCGCCAGCACCTCCATGCCCACCCGGGCCGAGATCGACCGGAGTCTCGGCGGAGCCGGCGTCTGA